From one Cynocephalus volans isolate mCynVol1 chromosome X, mCynVol1.pri, whole genome shotgun sequence genomic stretch:
- the F8A1 gene encoding 40-kDa huntingtin-associated protein translates to MAAAAGGLGGAAGPGPEAGDFLARYRLVSNKLRKRFLRKPNVAEAGEQFAQLGRELRAQDCLPYAAWCQLAVARCQQALFHGPGEALALGEAARLFLRQERDARQRLAGPAAYGEPLQAAASALGAAVRLHLELGQPAAAAALCLELAAALRDLGQPAAAAGHFQRAAQLQLPQLPLAALQALGDAASCQLLARDYSGALAVFTRMQRLAREHGSHPGPPPLPGPQPGPGAAPGLALPAAPPAPSASAHAGPAAPACPAALGAFADVLARCEVSRVLLLLLLQPPPARLLPEHARTLETYSWEAFDGHGQDGGGQLPEELFLLLQSLVMATHEKDTEAIKSLQVALWPLLTAEQNHLLHLVLHETICPSGQGF, encoded by the coding sequence ATGGCGGCAGCGGCGGGCGGCCTGGGCGGCGCGGCGGGTCCCGGGCCCGAGGCCGGCGACTTCCTGGCCCGGTACCGGCTGGTGTCGAACAAGCTGAGGAAGCGCTTCCTGCGGAAGCCGAACGTGGCGGAGGCCGGCGAGCAGTTCGCGCAGCTGGGTCGCGAGCTGCGCGCCCAGGACTGCCTGCCCTACGCGGCCTGGTGCCAGCTGGCGGTGGCGCGCTGCCAGCAGGCGCTGTTCCACGGGCCCGGGGAGGCGCTGGCCCTCGGCGAGGCCGCCCGCCTCTTCCTGCGGCAGGAGCGCGACGCGCGCCAGCGCCTGGCCGGCCCCGCCGCCTACGGGGAGCCGCTGCAGGCCGCCGCCAGCGCCCTGGGCGCCGCCGTGCGCCTGCACCTGGAGCTGGGCCagccggccgccgccgccgcgctctGCCTCGAGCTGGCCGCCGCCCTGCGCGACCTGGGCCAgccggccgccgccgccggccACTTCCAGCGCGCCGCCCAGCTCCAGCTGCCGCAGCTGCCCCTGGCCGCGCTGCAGGCCCTCGGCGACGCCGCCTCCTGCCAGCTGCTGGCGCGCGACTACAGCGGCGCCTTGGCGGTCTTCACGCGCATGCAGCGCCTGGCGCGGGAGCACGGCAGCCACCCGGGCCCGCCGCCGCTGCCGGGGCCCCAGCCCGGACCCGGCGCGGCCCCCGGCCTGGCCCTGCCGGCAGCGCCGCCCGCTCCGAGCGCGAGCGCCCACGCGGGCCCTGCGGCGCCCGCCTGTCCCGCCGCGCTGGGCGCCTTCGCGGACGTGCTGGCCCGCTGCGAGGTGTCCCgcgtgctgctgctgctgctcctgcagcCACCGCCCGCCCGGCTGCTGCCGGAACACGCCCGGACCCTGGAGACGTACTCCTGGGAGGCCTTCGACGGCCACGGGCAGGACGGCGGCGGGCAGCTCCCCGAGGAGCTCTTCCTGCTGCTCCAGTCCCTGGTGATGGCCACCCACGAGAAGGACACGGAAGCCATCAAGTCGCTGCAGGTGGCGCTGTGGCCGCTGCTGACTGCCGAGCAGAACCACCTCCTCCACCTCGTGCTGCACGAAACCATCTGCCCCTCGGGACAGGGCTTCTGA